A DNA window from Allokutzneria albata contains the following coding sequences:
- a CDS encoding histone-like nucleoid-structuring protein Lsr2, which produces MAQRTIVQLIDDLDGSTSSDISRVEFGLDGLTYEIDLNESNAAALRDKLAPFVEAARRIGGRAKSGTGRRAAGEGRSKEETKAIRDWAKANGHEVSDRGRIPGNVIEAFEAARA; this is translated from the coding sequence ATGGCACAACGCACTATCGTCCAGCTGATCGACGACTTGGACGGCAGCACCAGCAGTGACATTTCCCGCGTCGAGTTCGGCCTGGACGGTCTCACCTACGAGATCGACCTGAACGAGTCGAACGCGGCCGCGCTGCGGGACAAGCTCGCTCCCTTTGTCGAGGCCGCTCGCCGCATCGGTGGCCGGGCCAAGTCGGGCACCGGCAGGCGCGCCGCGGGGGAGGGGCGCAGCAAGGAGGAGACCAAGGCCATCCGGGACTGGGCCAAGGCCAACGGGCACGAGGTCTCCGACCGGGGTCGCATCCCCGGCAACGTGATCGAGGCGTTCGAGGCCGCGCGCGCCTGA